Proteins encoded by one window of Amaranthus tricolor cultivar Red isolate AtriRed21 chromosome 4, ASM2621246v1, whole genome shotgun sequence:
- the LOC130809812 gene encoding DNA repair protein RAD51 homolog 3 isoform X1, with the protein MEVMRLAISATQRGKLIAAGYTSLSSLSSVSPPLLAQDLNIAEAEAVEILKIASQSGRVDNAGGNQVFLIGAQSAWQMLHEDSNIKITTFSADIDNILGGGISCKEVTEIGGIPGIGKTQFGIQLAINVQIPVDFGGLGRKAVYVDTEGSFMVERALQMAEGCIENIENGDYARPRNTRAFKEKLHPEDFLANIFHFRICSYTEQIAMINHLDKWVTEHKDVKLVVIDSITFYFRQDFEDMALRTRLLGEMALKLMKLAQKFNLAVVVLNQATTKCTEGSFQLTLALGDSWSHASTNRIILYWKGDERCAYVDKSPSLPSASAPYSITSKGIRDSSKNYKRTKMM; encoded by the exons ATGGAGGTGATGAGATTGGCGATATCAGCAACGCAAAGGGGAAAATTAATAGCAGCAGGATACACTTCtctttcttctctttcttctgtTTCTCCTCCTCTTCTTGCTCAAG ATTTAAATATTGCTGAAGCTGAAGCTGTTGAGATATTGAAAATAGCATCGCAGAGTGGTAGAGTAGACAATGCTGGTGGAAACCAAGTTTTTCTAATAG GCGCTCAATCTGCTTGGCAAATGTTGCACGAGGACTCAAATATAAAGATCACTACATTCTCTGCTGATATTGACAACATTCTGGGTGGTGGCATAAGCTGCAAGGAAGTTACTGAGATAG GTGGAATACCTGGAATTGGGAAAACACAATTTGG GATTCAACTTGCTATAAATGTCCAAATTCCTGTTGACTTTGGTGGTCTTGGACGAAAAGCGGTGTATGTAG ATACAGAAGGCAGCTTCATGGTCGAGCGTGCTTTACAAATGGCTGAAGGATGCATTGAGAATATAGAGAACGGTGATTACGCCAGGCCAAGAAATACTCGAGCATTTAAAGAGAAACTGCATCCAGAGGATTTCTTGGCTAACATATTCCATTTTAGGATCTGCAGTTACACAGAGCAAATTGCTATGATAAATCATCTGGATAAATGGGTTACTGAACATAAAGAT GTCAAACTGGTTGTAATTGATAGTATTACATTTTATTTCCGTCAAGATTTCGAGGACATGGCCCTTAGGACTCGGCTTCTTGGTGAAATGGCACTGAAATTGATGAAACTTGCGCAAAAGTTCAATCTTGCT GTGGTTGTATTGAATCAAGCTACAACCAAGTGTACAGAAGGTTCATTTCAGCTAACTCTTGCATTAG GTGACAGTTGGTCTCATGCGAGCACAAACAGGATCATCTTGTACTGGAAAGGGGATGAGCGTTGCGCTTATGTAGACAAGTCGCCTTCTCTTCCATCTGCTTCTGCACCGTATTCTATTACAAGTAAAGGCATCCGAGACTccagtaaaaattataaaagaaccAAAATGATGTGA
- the LOC130809812 gene encoding DNA repair protein RAD51 homolog 3 isoform X2, whose protein sequence is MEVMRLAISATQRGKLIAAGYTSLSSLSSVSPPLLAQDLNIAEAEAVEILKIASQSGRVDNAGGNQVFLIGAQSAWQMLHEDSNIKITTFSADIDNILGGGISCKEVTEIGGIPGIGKTQFGIQLAINVQIPVDFGGLGRKAVYVEGSFMVERALQMAEGCIENIENGDYARPRNTRAFKEKLHPEDFLANIFHFRICSYTEQIAMINHLDKWVTEHKDVKLVVIDSITFYFRQDFEDMALRTRLLGEMALKLMKLAQKFNLAVVVLNQATTKCTEGSFQLTLALGDSWSHASTNRIILYWKGDERCAYVDKSPSLPSASAPYSITSKGIRDSSKNYKRTKMM, encoded by the exons ATGGAGGTGATGAGATTGGCGATATCAGCAACGCAAAGGGGAAAATTAATAGCAGCAGGATACACTTCtctttcttctctttcttctgtTTCTCCTCCTCTTCTTGCTCAAG ATTTAAATATTGCTGAAGCTGAAGCTGTTGAGATATTGAAAATAGCATCGCAGAGTGGTAGAGTAGACAATGCTGGTGGAAACCAAGTTTTTCTAATAG GCGCTCAATCTGCTTGGCAAATGTTGCACGAGGACTCAAATATAAAGATCACTACATTCTCTGCTGATATTGACAACATTCTGGGTGGTGGCATAAGCTGCAAGGAAGTTACTGAGATAG GTGGAATACCTGGAATTGGGAAAACACAATTTGG GATTCAACTTGCTATAAATGTCCAAATTCCTGTTGACTTTGGTGGTCTTGGACGAAAAGCGGTGTATGTAG AAGGCAGCTTCATGGTCGAGCGTGCTTTACAAATGGCTGAAGGATGCATTGAGAATATAGAGAACGGTGATTACGCCAGGCCAAGAAATACTCGAGCATTTAAAGAGAAACTGCATCCAGAGGATTTCTTGGCTAACATATTCCATTTTAGGATCTGCAGTTACACAGAGCAAATTGCTATGATAAATCATCTGGATAAATGGGTTACTGAACATAAAGAT GTCAAACTGGTTGTAATTGATAGTATTACATTTTATTTCCGTCAAGATTTCGAGGACATGGCCCTTAGGACTCGGCTTCTTGGTGAAATGGCACTGAAATTGATGAAACTTGCGCAAAAGTTCAATCTTGCT GTGGTTGTATTGAATCAAGCTACAACCAAGTGTACAGAAGGTTCATTTCAGCTAACTCTTGCATTAG GTGACAGTTGGTCTCATGCGAGCACAAACAGGATCATCTTGTACTGGAAAGGGGATGAGCGTTGCGCTTATGTAGACAAGTCGCCTTCTCTTCCATCTGCTTCTGCACCGTATTCTATTACAAGTAAAGGCATCCGAGACTccagtaaaaattataaaagaaccAAAATGATGTGA